In the genome of Leptospiraceae bacterium, one region contains:
- a CDS encoding pyridoxal phosphate-dependent aminotransferase produces MRTNIVHIGATELSYEIRGIVSVAEKIKQITGRPIIWENIGDPVQKGEKIPLWMKEIIHQAINKDEVYAYSPTKGLKRTREFLAEKVNKEGYVQIDPEDIIFFNGLGDAVSKIYGFLRKEARVIGPSPAYPTHSSAEAAHAGSPPITYKLDPNNNWMPDLEELYNKVKYNESIAGIMIINPDNPTGAVFPEEVLKEIVRIAKEFDLFILSDEIYINMTYNGTGAIPIAKTIEDVPAISMKGISKELPWPGGRCGWIEIYNHRKNPMFEQYIKSILNAKMLEVSSTTLPQYVIPDILSHPEYPNWLNQRNQFYKKRSEMLQEIFSKVPGIKFNPPKAAFYASIVFEEPITKDMKLEIPDKKVREFVETLCSNPSLSNDQRFVYYLLGAKQICVVPLSTFVTPLQGFRCTLLEQDDDVFIQTYTTIADAIVEYYNSAKTKVFV; encoded by the coding sequence ATGAGGACGAATATAGTTCATATTGGAGCTACAGAATTAAGCTACGAGATCCGGGGGATTGTTTCCGTTGCCGAAAAAATCAAACAAATCACGGGAAGACCCATTATTTGGGAAAACATCGGTGATCCCGTTCAAAAAGGAGAAAAAATCCCACTTTGGATGAAAGAAATCATACATCAAGCCATCAATAAAGATGAAGTTTATGCATATAGCCCGACGAAAGGTTTAAAACGAACTCGAGAGTTTTTAGCAGAAAAAGTAAACAAAGAAGGATATGTCCAAATTGATCCTGAGGATATCATATTTTTTAACGGTTTAGGGGATGCCGTCAGCAAAATCTACGGATTTTTACGAAAAGAAGCAAGAGTGATTGGACCATCTCCCGCTTATCCAACACATTCTTCTGCGGAAGCAGCTCATGCTGGCTCACCCCCCATCACCTACAAATTAGATCCTAATAACAATTGGATGCCCGATCTGGAGGAACTATATAACAAAGTAAAATACAACGAATCCATTGCGGGCATTATGATTATCAATCCTGATAATCCCACTGGTGCTGTCTTCCCAGAAGAGGTCCTGAAAGAAATTGTAAGGATAGCCAAAGAATTCGATTTATTCATCCTTTCGGATGAAATTTACATCAATATGACTTATAATGGCACAGGAGCTATTCCCATTGCAAAAACCATTGAAGATGTTCCTGCTATTTCCATGAAGGGAATATCCAAGGAGCTCCCATGGCCAGGAGGAAGGTGTGGTTGGATTGAAATTTATAATCATCGCAAAAATCCCATGTTTGAACAATACATCAAAAGTATTTTGAATGCAAAGATGTTGGAAGTATCCTCCACAACACTGCCTCAATACGTCATTCCCGACATTCTATCCCATCCAGAATACCCAAATTGGCTAAACCAACGAAATCAGTTCTACAAAAAAAGAAGCGAAATGCTACAAGAAATTTTCTCAAAGGTTCCAGGTATCAAGTTCAATCCTCCAAAGGCAGCTTTTTATGCCAGTATAGTTTTTGAAGAGCCAATAACAAAAGATATGAAGTTAGAAATTCCTGACAAAAAAGTTCGAGAGTTTGTGGAGACTCTGTGTAGTAATCCGTCTTTGTCTAATGATCAACGATTTGTTTATTATCTTCTCGGAGCAAAGCAGATTTGCGTAGTTCCTTTATCCACGTTTGTTACGCCACTACAGGGTTTTCGCTGCACCTTGCTTGAACAAGATGATGACGTTTTTATCCAAACCTACACAACCATTGCTGATGCTATTGTTGAATACTATAATTCAGCAAAAACGAAGGTTTTTGTCTAA
- the waaF gene encoding lipopolysaccharide heptosyltransferase II, with the protein MKQSELLNFIQTHDHIKILVIQTAFIGDVVLTTPMLKILKKHFPNSKLSVLVKPEAKSILENLSFIDEVIVIDKQNEHKYFGMIEIIRKIQEKNFDIILSPHQSFRTSLIVYFSRGKFKVGYDTASWSFVYDYHVSRNPHQHEIHRLLKFLKDSLLPEFKDFTNTPILEETEDGIRKAKELLKFFTTKPVAFATSSIWPTKRWTSWGFAELAVKVIDKLKAPVILIGSKADYEVSEHIRNFVKLLYPDHYYHKIHNLCGKTDLPTLYSLLKRCKLLVSNDSAPVHFGCAAGIPVVAIFGPTTKELGYAPICDNSAVVEIEGLYCRPCGTHGGKKCPEKHFRCMREITPDMVIAAIEKLKIN; encoded by the coding sequence ATGAAGCAATCTGAACTATTGAACTTCATCCAAACTCATGATCACATCAAAATCTTAGTGATACAAACTGCTTTTATTGGAGATGTAGTTCTCACAACCCCCATGCTCAAAATCCTCAAAAAACACTTTCCTAATTCAAAACTATCCGTGTTGGTCAAGCCCGAAGCAAAAAGCATTTTAGAAAACTTATCATTCATAGATGAGGTCATAGTTATCGACAAACAAAACGAACACAAATATTTTGGAATGATAGAAATCATAAGAAAAATTCAAGAAAAAAATTTTGATATTATATTATCTCCTCATCAATCTTTTCGAACTTCTTTGATTGTATATTTTTCACGAGGGAAATTCAAAGTTGGATATGATACAGCTTCATGGTCCTTTGTTTATGACTACCATGTTTCTCGAAATCCTCATCAGCACGAAATCCATCGATTATTAAAGTTTCTAAAAGATTCCCTTTTGCCTGAGTTCAAGGACTTTACCAACACACCTATCTTAGAAGAAACTGAAGATGGCATACGAAAAGCAAAAGAACTTCTTAAGTTTTTCACAACAAAGCCAGTAGCCTTTGCCACATCATCCATTTGGCCCACCAAACGATGGACCAGTTGGGGTTTCGCCGAACTTGCTGTAAAAGTGATAGACAAACTGAAAGCTCCAGTTATCCTTATTGGTTCGAAAGCTGATTATGAAGTCTCAGAACATATACGAAACTTTGTAAAACTTCTTTATCCTGATCATTACTATCATAAAATCCATAATCTTTGTGGGAAAACGGATCTTCCGACGTTGTATTCTCTTCTCAAGCGTTGCAAACTTTTAGTCTCGAATGACTCAGCTCCCGTTCATTTTGGTTGTGCGGCTGGTATTCCCGTTGTAGCCATTTTTGGTCCGACAACCAAGGAACTGGGATATGCCCCCATTTGTGATAATAGCGCGGTGGTAGAAATTGAAGGATTATACTGTAGACCTTGTGGAACTCATGGAGGGAAAAAATGTCCAGAAAAACATTTTCGATGTATGAGAGAAATCACACCTGATATGGTAATTGCCGCTATAGAAAAATTGAAAATCAATTAG
- the serC gene encoding 3-phosphoserine/phosphohydroxythreonine transaminase gives MNRVYNFSPGPATLPLEVLEEVQKEFTNYKNTGMSIIEMSHRGKIFEEVHFESMNLLRKIANIPDRFDILYMTGGASTQFALIPLNLTGNRFNQKSGKAGYILTGEWAKKAYEQAKIQNVNIVVVASSEDKNFSYIPKNYEIPEGLDYLHITSNNTIYGTQFHELPKPKDTKLVIDMSSDFLSRPIDWTHIGLVYAGLQKNAGPSGMTVVVIDKEYYQREYEYLPTMFRYSTFGKNQSLYNTPPTFQIYMFNLVLKWIEKKGGLEELDKINRKKAKYIYDAIDESEGFYYGHSVKEDRSLMNVTFRLKNESLMDEFLNEAKKHNLYELKGHRSVGGLRASIYNAMPEEGCKILAEFMRDFHRRKG, from the coding sequence ATGAATCGAGTTTATAATTTTTCTCCTGGACCTGCGACTTTGCCATTGGAAGTATTAGAAGAAGTTCAGAAAGAATTTACGAATTACAAAAATACAGGAATGTCCATTATTGAAATGTCCCATCGGGGAAAGATTTTCGAAGAAGTCCACTTTGAATCAATGAACCTATTAAGAAAAATAGCTAACATCCCTGATCGTTTTGATATTCTCTACATGACAGGGGGAGCTTCTACCCAATTTGCGTTAATTCCCTTGAATCTCACCGGAAACCGCTTCAATCAGAAATCTGGAAAGGCTGGCTACATCCTCACGGGAGAATGGGCGAAAAAAGCCTATGAACAAGCAAAAATCCAAAACGTAAATATTGTGGTTGTTGCCTCCTCCGAAGATAAAAATTTCTCATACATACCCAAAAACTACGAAATTCCCGAAGGTTTAGATTACCTCCACATCACGTCCAACAACACAATTTACGGAACACAATTTCATGAACTTCCCAAACCCAAAGATACTAAACTTGTGATCGATATGAGCTCTGACTTTCTATCCAGACCGATTGATTGGACCCATATTGGTTTAGTATATGCGGGTTTGCAAAAAAATGCCGGACCTTCAGGAATGACAGTAGTAGTGATCGACAAAGAATATTATCAAAGGGAGTATGAGTACCTTCCTACGATGTTTCGTTATTCCACCTTTGGGAAAAACCAAAGTTTGTATAATACCCCACCAACCTTTCAAATTTATATGTTCAATTTGGTTTTGAAGTGGATTGAAAAGAAGGGAGGATTAGAAGAGCTCGATAAAATCAACCGAAAGAAAGCAAAATACATTTACGACGCCATTGATGAATCTGAGGGATTTTATTATGGTCATTCTGTTAAAGAAGATCGTTCTTTGATGAATGTGACATTTCGACTAAAGAACGAAAGCCTGATGGACGAATTTTTAAATGAAGCCAAAAAGCATAATCTCTATGAGCTAAAAGGTCATAGAAGTGTGGGAGGTTTGAGGGCTTCTATTTACAATGCAATGCCGGAGGAAGGTTGCAAAATATTAGCAGAATTTATGAGGGATTTCCACCGAAGAAAAGGATAA
- the radC gene encoding DNA repair protein RadC, with product MNTKFPFQNLSIKELPIEERPREKLKQNGISSLTDLELMAIILGSGIKGLNVLQISEQVIDIIDKTKTIPEMDEFLKIPGIGEAKALLIIAAMEFFRRKWKPLPRKVRNAQDVFMAISHLANRKHECFVVVTLNGANEILNVHLVTKGLLNRTMIHPREVFALAIEDRANAIIIAHNHPSGNLLPGEEDIQTTQALLDASKILNIPILDHLIFSETNYYSFAENHLIQK from the coding sequence GTGAACACAAAATTTCCGTTTCAGAACCTCTCCATTAAAGAACTTCCTATTGAGGAAAGACCAAGGGAAAAACTCAAGCAAAATGGGATTTCCTCATTGACGGATTTAGAGCTCATGGCAATCATATTAGGTTCGGGTATCAAAGGACTTAACGTCCTACAAATCTCCGAACAAGTGATTGATATTATTGACAAAACCAAAACCATACCTGAAATGGACGAATTCCTCAAAATCCCGGGAATTGGAGAAGCAAAGGCTTTATTGATTATAGCGGCAATGGAATTCTTTCGAAGAAAATGGAAACCCCTACCTCGGAAAGTTAGGAACGCTCAAGATGTATTCATGGCAATTTCTCATTTGGCTAATCGAAAACACGAATGCTTTGTCGTAGTAACCCTCAATGGCGCAAACGAAATCTTGAACGTTCATCTGGTAACAAAAGGACTTTTAAATCGAACTATGATTCACCCCCGAGAGGTTTTTGCTTTAGCAATTGAAGATCGTGCCAATGCAATCATTATTGCTCACAATCATCCTTCAGGAAATCTTCTTCCAGGTGAAGAAGACATACAAACTACTCAAGCTTTATTGGATGCCAGTAAAATTTTAAATATCCCCATTTTGGACCACCTGATTTTTTCTGAAACAAACTACTACAGTTTCGCCGAAAACCACTTGATACAAAAATAA
- a CDS encoding arginyltransferase yields MIYYGKIEHQVKHYSDLVFIGINNGLCSYLKDRNHSLYFFYSKLSGKRYKELLDEGFRRSGVYVYKPYCLNCLECQILRVPVKDFQMSKTQKRTWRKVYPFVNYKIEAPSFSFEKLSLYLRYIKAVHDEYWKKMYPDINEQDVIVKKLLTKEYYLLTSEEKRAVIDRFQEDYQGFLVDSCLDEGLTKELQIYYNQELIGFGIFDIVDDAWSSVYFCYDPDYRKWSIGTFSVLLEIEIAKSMGLSYYYIGYYIKDSKKMSYKNQFQPYEIKKLNDKDYQRSAQT; encoded by the coding sequence ATGATTTATTATGGAAAAATTGAACATCAAGTTAAGCATTATTCGGATTTAGTTTTTATTGGTATCAATAATGGTCTCTGTTCTTATCTTAAAGATCGAAATCATAGTTTGTATTTTTTTTACTCGAAGTTATCAGGAAAAAGATACAAGGAACTTTTGGATGAAGGATTTCGAAGAAGTGGGGTTTACGTTTATAAGCCTTATTGTTTGAATTGTTTGGAATGTCAAATTCTGAGGGTTCCCGTGAAAGATTTTCAAATGAGTAAAACCCAAAAAAGAACATGGAGAAAAGTTTATCCCTTTGTGAATTATAAGATTGAAGCTCCAAGTTTTAGTTTTGAGAAACTTTCTCTCTATCTTCGTTACATAAAGGCAGTGCATGATGAGTATTGGAAAAAAATGTATCCTGATATAAACGAACAAGATGTGATCGTAAAAAAACTCCTGACCAAAGAATATTACTTACTAACATCAGAAGAAAAAAGAGCAGTTATTGATCGCTTCCAAGAAGACTACCAAGGATTTCTTGTTGATAGTTGTTTAGATGAAGGTTTGACGAAAGAACTCCAGATTTATTACAATCAAGAATTGATAGGTTTTGGTATCTTCGATATTGTAGACGATGCGTGGTCTAGTGTTTATTTTTGTTATGATCCTGATTATCGAAAATGGAGCATTGGAACCTTCTCGGTTTTATTAGAAATTGAGATAGCAAAAAGCATGGGCTTGAGTTACTACTACATTGGTTATTACATCAAAGACTCAAAAAAGATGAGCTACAAAAATCAATTTCAGCCGTATGAAATCAAAAAGCTCAACGATAAGGACTACCAAAGATCAGCTCAAACCTAA
- a CDS encoding LptF/LptG family permease, which translates to MNLPRLKTIDIYILKEILTTFFVMLLFWTLFFIVLIFKDLIGELIGKGIDTLKILEYLVYLIGEKITFTIPIASLLAGILATGRLSSDSEITAMRASGISFKRIHAIYLLFGVVVMFFVGVFYFYLGPLSSKARYDFEEWLKTYYSLSLVKSGRFMNVSDTESMGDYGQDIYVQYRDGSHLKNVHIRRWKNSFEGAEQLGSSIKSRIVQIIFAEKGTIMSRIKENGEVENFIRLEKGYMIESHPNWTKLEITDFRNGFMDYILPKLYKKVIKLDVKPENYTFWELWEFLYKLDQGEHRIDLFHSDGVGAVKLDDIFTGQKLPSIGEMKGYLNQQKIWLVQNYGSVGKENGPSLQEFNQVAQLVFRLEIFIKDVEKTKRKFEFEIQRRLSIPVSVLLFFYLSFPLGLVVKRAGRGMSFSLALIVFFLYYSLVSLGTSNAFDGRWNPIMSAWLPNVVLFLVGNYLLSVKTDEIRPLGFFVTLMETFYRKYLYNHPWFIYGEKIFYKAIEFIKKIVAKIKNTNKTM; encoded by the coding sequence ATGAACCTCCCACGACTTAAAACAATAGATATCTACATTTTAAAAGAGATTCTTACTACGTTTTTTGTGATGTTGCTGTTTTGGACTTTATTTTTTATTGTTTTGATCTTCAAAGATTTGATTGGAGAATTGATCGGTAAAGGAATAGATACTCTCAAAATTCTTGAATACCTCGTTTATCTTATAGGAGAAAAAATCACATTTACGATTCCTATTGCGAGTTTGCTTGCGGGGATTTTAGCAACAGGGAGGCTTTCATCTGACTCAGAAATCACTGCTATGAGAGCTTCGGGTATAAGCTTCAAAAGAATCCATGCGATTTACTTGCTTTTTGGTGTGGTAGTTATGTTCTTCGTTGGAGTATTTTACTTTTATCTTGGACCTCTGAGTAGCAAAGCTCGATATGACTTCGAAGAATGGCTTAAAACCTACTATAGTCTTAGTTTGGTGAAATCGGGAAGATTCATGAATGTTTCTGATACAGAATCCATGGGGGATTATGGACAAGACATTTATGTTCAATATCGAGATGGTTCCCATTTGAAGAATGTTCACATTCGAAGATGGAAAAATTCCTTCGAAGGAGCCGAACAACTTGGATCTAGCATCAAATCAAGAATTGTGCAAATCATTTTTGCTGAGAAAGGAACCATCATGTCAAGGATTAAAGAAAATGGCGAAGTAGAGAACTTCATCCGATTGGAAAAGGGCTACATGATTGAGTCCCATCCCAATTGGACCAAGTTAGAAATTACAGACTTTCGAAATGGTTTCATGGATTATATCCTCCCCAAGCTTTATAAAAAAGTAATAAAGTTAGATGTGAAACCCGAAAATTATACTTTCTGGGAGCTGTGGGAATTTTTATATAAATTGGATCAAGGAGAACATCGAATTGATCTTTTTCACTCTGATGGCGTTGGTGCTGTTAAGCTCGATGACATTTTCACCGGGCAAAAGCTTCCATCTATTGGAGAGATGAAAGGCTACTTAAACCAACAAAAAATCTGGTTGGTTCAAAATTATGGTTCAGTTGGAAAAGAAAATGGACCATCTTTACAAGAATTTAATCAAGTAGCACAGTTAGTATTTCGATTGGAAATTTTCATAAAGGATGTAGAAAAAACGAAACGAAAGTTTGAGTTCGAAATTCAAAGACGTTTATCTATACCGGTATCAGTTCTTTTGTTTTTTTATCTTTCTTTCCCACTGGGATTGGTAGTGAAAAGAGCTGGCAGAGGCATGAGCTTTTCTTTAGCTTTGATTGTGTTTTTTTTGTATTACTCTTTGGTTTCATTAGGAACGAGTAATGCTTTTGATGGACGTTGGAATCCGATTATGAGTGCTTGGCTTCCCAATGTAGTTCTCTTTTTGGTTGGGAATTATTTACTTTCCGTGAAAACGGATGAAATCCGTCCCTTGGGTTTTTTCGTCACCTTGATGGAAACCTTTTACAGAAAGTATTTATACAATCATCCATGGTTTATTTATGGGGAAAAAATTTTTTATAAAGCCATAGAATTTATAAAAAAAATAGTTGCTAAGATTAAAAATACAAATAAAACAATGTAA